From Anopheles arabiensis isolate DONGOLA chromosome 3, AaraD3, whole genome shotgun sequence, a single genomic window includes:
- the LOC120900284 gene encoding histone H3-like centromeric protein A, with product MAPRKNTKKQPKPTARARKQTVERTPSPPKSADLELAYRPLKTVNELRNVMGDESDDQTTTGSVMESYRDSTTQSRPNFSFLPSHKHSSPNNHGNKRTATAAAAADQPPATVHRLTSMSTVPNTGLEHEDTESEPGPSTSRRGSSRSERDETGGSSISSAANTGRNSTKGKPTRSRKQKIPTNLNVLKEIHRLQGTVHNLIPKLSFGRLIREVLSEYSHRSLKVTPQMLECLQESAEVYLMQVFSDSYRCTLHRGRVTLIPKDMELALMLRRN from the coding sequence ATGGCACCGCggaaaaacaccaaaaagcAACCGAAACCGACGGCACGCGCCCGGAAGCAAACGGTGGAACGTACACCAAGTCCACCGAAAAGTGCTGACCTAGAGCTAGCTTACCGGCCCTTGAAAACCGTCAATGAGCTTCGTAATGTGATGGGCGACGAATCGGACGACCAGACAACCACCGGGAGTGTGATGGAATCGTACCGCGACAGTACAACACAATCGCGGCCTAACTTTTCCTTTCTGCCGTCGCATAAACACTCCAGCCCAAACAATCACGGCAATAAACggaccgccaccgccgccgccgccgctgacCAACCTCCAGCGACGGTACACCGGCTCACCAGTATGTCCACCGTCCCCAACACTGGACTGGAACACGAGGACACTGAATCCGAACCCGGTCCCAGCACCAGCCGCCGGGGATCATCCCGAAGCGAACGCGACGAGACAGGCGGCAGCAGCATATCCTCCGCAGCCAACACTGGACGGAATTCAACCAAAGGGAAGCCTACCAGAAGTCGAAAGCAGAAAATCCCTACCAATCTGAATGTGCTGAAAGAAATCCATAGGCTGCAAGGGACGGTGCACAATCTGATTCCCAAGCTAAGCTTCGGACGCTTGATCCGCGAAGTATTGAGCGAATATTCGCACCGTTCCCTGAAGGTGACTCCGCAGATGCTGGAATGTTTGCAGGAATCGGCCGAAGTGTACCTAATGCAGGTGTTCAGTGACTCCTATCGTTGCACCCTTCACCGGGGCCGAGTGACGCTCATTCCCAAAGACATGGAGCTGGCTTTGATGCTGCGTCGCAATTga